The following are encoded in a window of Staphylococcus piscifermentans genomic DNA:
- a CDS encoding trans-sulfuration enzyme family protein — MSLSSETNLIKHHQFPHILAANPPLYDSSTFPTELIGSEVAYDYARSGHPNREVLEEKVAALEGADYGIAYNSGIGAISAVFFLLESGDHLIIPNDVYGGTYRLCTQFLPGLNIEVTTVDTTNPAEVEKAIKDNTKLIHIETPSNPLFKVTDIQAIADVAKAHNLLLSVDNTFLTPLSQKPLELGADIVSHSATKFLSGHSDLIAGIVVTNNAEVAEQLRFIQNTLGSGLSAQDSWTLTKHLKTLHVRWNQSVHNTQKIVEFLKSRPEITEVYYPGNDEINQKQAENGGAVLSFRLSDPNKVPEFAKALKIPQIAVSLGGIQTIVSHPATMSHASVPEDVRNERGITFDLLRLSVGLEDPDELIADFEAALEEAYYEPISTNFERERLSS, encoded by the coding sequence ATGTCACTATCATCAGAAACAAATTTAATCAAGCACCACCAATTCCCGCATATCTTAGCAGCCAATCCGCCATTATACGATTCATCAACTTTTCCGACAGAATTAATCGGTTCAGAAGTTGCTTACGATTACGCCAGATCAGGTCATCCGAATCGTGAAGTATTAGAAGAAAAGGTTGCAGCGCTTGAAGGTGCAGATTACGGCATCGCCTACAATTCAGGCATTGGCGCAATTTCAGCAGTTTTCTTTTTACTCGAAAGCGGAGATCATCTCATTATTCCAAATGATGTTTACGGCGGTACTTATCGCTTATGTACACAATTCTTGCCAGGATTGAATATCGAAGTAACTACAGTCGATACTACTAATCCTGCAGAAGTAGAGAAAGCGATTAAAGATAATACGAAATTAATCCATATTGAAACACCATCTAATCCATTATTTAAAGTGACAGACATCCAAGCAATCGCAGATGTAGCGAAAGCGCACAACTTGCTGCTTTCAGTAGACAACACTTTCTTAACACCATTATCACAGAAACCTTTAGAATTAGGCGCTGATATTGTCAGTCACAGTGCTACTAAATTCTTAAGCGGTCATAGCGATTTAATCGCAGGTATCGTGGTAACGAACAATGCGGAAGTCGCAGAACAATTAAGATTTATTCAAAATACGTTAGGCAGCGGATTATCAGCACAAGATAGCTGGACGCTGACAAAACATCTTAAAACATTGCATGTACGTTGGAATCAATCCGTACACAATACTCAAAAAATTGTTGAATTCTTAAAATCTCGTCCAGAAATTACTGAAGTTTATTACCCAGGAAATGATGAAATCAATCAAAAACAAGCTGAAAATGGCGGCGCTGTTTTAAGTTTCCGTTTAAGCGATCCTAACAAAGTGCCCGAATTCGCAAAGGCTCTGAAAATACCTCAAATTGCAGTCAGCTTAGGCGGTATTCAAACAATTGTTTCTCATCCAGCTACAATGTCTCACGCTTCAGTTCCTGAAGATGTACGCAATGAACGAGGCATTACTTTCGATTTATTAAGATTAAGTGTTGGATTAGAAGACCCTGACGAATTGATTGCAGATTTTGAAGCAGCATTGGAGGAAGCATACTATGAACCGATTTCTACAAACTTTGAAAGAGAACGTCTTAGTAGCTGA